AAATGTTCGTGATGATGATTTAAAAATACAAAACTTGCTTAAAGAGTTTAACCTTTTTGAAAATCATGGTGCTCATATTGCAGAAGGTTTATTTGTACCAGAATTTATAGCCTCAATACAAAATGAGAAAAAGTTAATAGAAGCCGCCGAAAATGTAATTCGCAAATTGAAAGTACATTTAACTCCAGGTGGGGCTATGCGGTGCGATGAATGGATTAAAGGCAGGGAGGGGACAGCCGATGAGCGATACGAATACTGCGGAATAACCGAAATGATTAGCCCTTTAAATAAGATGATTTCTTTTACCGGCAATCTAAATTTAGCCAACCAGATTGAAACAATGGTATTTAATGCCGGACAAGGAGCTCGTTTTCCTGTTTTATCTGCTGTGTCATATTTAACTAGTGACAATCGAATTCGTATAAAAAAATTCGAATTACTTAAAAGAGAATCGTATGATGCTGCTCACTTTGCTGCTGCCTGCTGTGCTCTTAATGCTGGTCGGTTAATGCCGTATTATGTGGAAGGTATGTGGATGAAAACAATAGATGATGACGGAATTGTTGCGGTATTATTTGGTCCAAGCAAAGTTAAAACAAGCATTCACAATATTGCTGTAGAAATTACTGAGGAAACAGATTATCCATTTTCAGATGAAATTATTTTTACAGTTACTCCGTTCGAACCTCTTAAGTTTTCATTAATAATCCGAAAACCGCATGCCTGTCAAAATGTTGATGTTGAGTTGTTATCTAAAGCCGAAATAACAGAAACAGATGATATTATTAGCATTGATAAAATTTGGGAGAAAGGCGACAAATTATATGTGAAGTTTAACTTTGAAATACAACGCATAAATCAACCGGCTTCAAAGACAGTAGAAAACAAAGGAGTATATTTTAAACGGGGAGCCTTGGTTTATGCCTTAGCTTTTGATCATAAAATCAAAGCTGTTAAAGAATATCAAAACAGCGGATTTCATAGATATAAAATTACGGCAAACGATTCAAAGCAATGGAAACTAAGAATAAACACAAAAGACAAATTTAAATTTATCCATATAATTAATAGCGACATACAGCATCCCTGGGATAAACCGGTAGTTAAACTGGAAGGAATATTAAGAGATAAAAAGAACCAGAAGAAAAGTGTTGACCTGATACCAATGGGAAATACCATATTCAGGAGAGTTACCTTTTCCAAATAAACTATTTATAATTATAAACTTAAATTTTAAATATCATGAAAAAGAAAGTAAGTATTATTATTTGTGCATATAACGAAGAAAAAACCATTGAAAATGTGGTTAGAAAATGTCGCGAGTATAATCCGGAAAGTGAGATTATAGTTGTTGATGATGGTTCTGAAGATAAAACTGAAGAAATATTAAAGAATCTTAACAAGGAAATCTCTTTTAAAAATATCTGTTTACCCGAAAATAAAGGAAAAAGCAATGCTATGGTAGTTGGAGTTGAAAATGCCCAAAACGAAGTGATTTTATTTTTTGATGCAGATGTTACGGGTATTAAAGAAAAACATTTTACGCAATTACTAAATTCTTTTTTAGACGAAGATCCTGAAGTTGATATGGTTTTAGGAATACCTTCAGAAACACTTATTAATTATAGAGTAAATCCGTTTAAAAGTCTTACGGGTGAGCGGGCATTACTAAAAAAGAATATTGAGCCAATTCTTGAGAATATCCGCGATATTCGGTTTGGGGTAGAAACCTATATAAATCTTTATTTTCAGGCACATGGAAAAAAGGTAAAATATACTCTTTTAGATGGTTTAACACATCCAACTAAGTATGAGAAGACTTCAGTAACGAAAGCAACTAAAGAGTTTATAAGCGAAGGACAAGAAATAGCCATTACACTCTTACAAAATTATGATCTTATTACGAAAAGAATAAATAGCTCATTTTATAAACAAAATAAAAAAATTAAGGATTCAATTAAAAAGCTTCATGGTGAATTAAATGATAAAATTCAGACTCTATTAAGAAATAATGGATAAAAAAAGTACATATCAATCCATATTATTCTTTTTAATAGGGCTCGGACTCATATGGTTTGTGTTTAGGGGTACTAACATAGAACAGCTTAAGAATGAACTGTACAGGATTAGTTGGTTTTGGGTTGGTATTTCTGTTGTATTAAATTTGTTAAGTCTGCTGGTTAGGGCATATAGATGGAAAACATTATTTATACCATTGAATTATTCACCGAAAATCTACAATTTGTTTTTGGCAATGCTTATTCTTGTTTTTACTAACCAAATTATACCCCGTGGAGGAGAAGTTGCACGACTGGGTATAGTGAATAAATACGAGAAAGTACCTTTGTCAAAATTATTTGGAATAGCACTGATTGAACGTTTAACCGATTTAATAATTCTCATTCTTATCTTTATAGTTTTATTGATTTGGCAATTCCCATTGATTCAAAAAATTATTGAATTACCACAAATTAATTTACTAGATGTTAGTATTCATCGTATATTGATTATTTCGGGTATTATTATCATTAGTTTGGTGATTTTATATTTCATAATCAGGAAATTTAAAAACAAGATTAAGAAAATAAAACAAGAATTACGCGAGGGCTTTACATCAATTTATTATATAAAAAACAAATTTCTTTATTTAATACAATCTATTCTTATTTATGGTATTTGGTTATTTATGCTTTATGTGCTCTTTTTAGCATATCCACCAACACAAAACTTAAGCATTGAAACAGCAGTATTTACTTTTGGTATAGCAGCTATAGCATTTTTGTTGCCGATACAGGCAGGAATGGGAGCATGGCATTTCGTTGTTATACAATGTCTTTTATTGTTTGGAGTTGGGGTTGATGATGGAAAAGTGTTCGCATTAATTGCACATTCAGTTACTAATCATGTTTACCTTATTACAGGAATAATTGCTTTAGCTTTGTTGCCTATTGTAAATTATAAAAAAGTAAATCCTGATAAATTATTTGAGATAGGTAAAAATGTCACAACACAGGTTATTAATAGATTTAATTCAATTGAATCAAATATAAAATAAACTAATTATGAAACAAACAATTTCATTAGTACTATCTGGCGGAGGTGCAAGAGGAATTGCACATATTGGCGCTATTGAAGAATTAGAAAAGCAAGGATTTGAAATTAAATCTATTGCAGGAACTTCAATGGGAGCTTTTGTTGGAGGAATCTATGCTCTCGGGAAAATGCAGGAATATAAAGAATGGGTATTTACATTAGATAAATTAGACGTTTTTAAATTTCTTGATTTTACATTTAGTTCTCAGGGATTAATTAAGTTAGACAGAGTATTTAAAAAAATGAAAAAGTTCATTCCTGATATGAATATAGAAGAACTGAAAATTCATTATGCTGCAATAGCCACTGATATTACAAACAACAAAGAAATAGTATTTACCAAAGGAAGCATGTATGAAGCTATCAGAGCATCAATTGCTATTCCAACGGTTTTTACTCCTGTAAAAAAAGGTAATTCTTTACTTGTTGATGGTGGTGTGGTTAATCCTATTCCTCTTAATCGTGTTAAAAGAACTAAAAATGATATTTTGGTTGCTGTTCATGTAAATGCGGATGTGCCGGTTTATAAACTACCTGTATCTAAGGAAAAACAAGAAAAAAAACATTCAATTTATCTTAAAAAAATTAAGAGCTTTCAAAATAAACTAAGTGAAATAATTCCAAAAAATAAAAATGAAAATTTAGGATATTTCGACCTGATAAATAAAACAATAGCTTTATTGACACACAAAATTTCAATAATGTATTTAGAGCAATATCCACCGGATATACTTATTAACATTTCTCACAATTCGAGTGGTATTTTTGATTTCTATAAAGCAGAAGAATTGGTTGAAATTGGCAGATATGCAGCTAATGATACATTAAACAAATATGTTGAGTAAAAGTTACTTGTACAAAATATATTATAATAAATAAGAATGAAGAATAATAACATATATCATAAAATAAATTCATTTCTAA
The Bacteroidales bacterium genome window above contains:
- a CDS encoding glycoside hydrolase family 127 protein produces the protein MRRNKKAESIEKLDSNIYYVNQFDIVTLPDDTTGENLINNFTQQVNSNNMNNIYKYKILNAGSIEPKAWIKEQMHHDLIYGYIGHYDKVHPTVTHNVFIKQDSLGKRRFSLRKEWWSGEHEGYWKDAIIRMAFLTGNKEYINKSKGWINELKEITQKDNYIGIYKKGREVGCRFNHEKGNGELWTSSRILMAMLAYYEFTGDKDVLETVEKAAKLIMKHYKAENYFSVNAQGGGISHGIGFFENLEWLYRITGNKEYLDFSVKLYEDFNKGNVRDDDLKIQNLLKEFNLFENHGAHIAEGLFVPEFIASIQNEKKLIEAAENVIRKLKVHLTPGGAMRCDEWIKGREGTADERYEYCGITEMISPLNKMISFTGNLNLANQIETMVFNAGQGARFPVLSAVSYLTSDNRIRIKKFELLKRESYDAAHFAAACCALNAGRLMPYYVEGMWMKTIDDDGIVAVLFGPSKVKTSIHNIAVEITEETDYPFSDEIIFTVTPFEPLKFSLIIRKPHACQNVDVELLSKAEITETDDIISIDKIWEKGDKLYVKFNFEIQRINQPASKTVENKGVYFKRGALVYALAFDHKIKAVKEYQNSGFHRYKITANDSKQWKLRINTKDKFKFIHIINSDIQHPWDKPVVKLEGILRDKKNQKKSVDLIPMGNTIFRRVTFSK
- a CDS encoding glycosyltransferase family 2 protein, translated to MKKKVSIIICAYNEEKTIENVVRKCREYNPESEIIVVDDGSEDKTEEILKNLNKEISFKNICLPENKGKSNAMVVGVENAQNEVILFFDADVTGIKEKHFTQLLNSFLDEDPEVDMVLGIPSETLINYRVNPFKSLTGERALLKKNIEPILENIRDIRFGVETYINLYFQAHGKKVKYTLLDGLTHPTKYEKTSVTKATKEFISEGQEIAITLLQNYDLITKRINSSFYKQNKKIKDSIKKLHGELNDKIQTLLRNNG
- a CDS encoding flippase-like domain-containing protein, with the translated sequence MDKKSTYQSILFFLIGLGLIWFVFRGTNIEQLKNELYRISWFWVGISVVLNLLSLLVRAYRWKTLFIPLNYSPKIYNLFLAMLILVFTNQIIPRGGEVARLGIVNKYEKVPLSKLFGIALIERLTDLIILILIFIVLLIWQFPLIQKIIELPQINLLDVSIHRILIISGIIIISLVILYFIIRKFKNKIKKIKQELREGFTSIYYIKNKFLYLIQSILIYGIWLFMLYVLFLAYPPTQNLSIETAVFTFGIAAIAFLLPIQAGMGAWHFVVIQCLLLFGVGVDDGKVFALIAHSVTNHVYLITGIIALALLPIVNYKKVNPDKLFEIGKNVTTQVINRFNSIESNIK
- a CDS encoding patatin-like phospholipase family protein, producing MKQTISLVLSGGGARGIAHIGAIEELEKQGFEIKSIAGTSMGAFVGGIYALGKMQEYKEWVFTLDKLDVFKFLDFTFSSQGLIKLDRVFKKMKKFIPDMNIEELKIHYAAIATDITNNKEIVFTKGSMYEAIRASIAIPTVFTPVKKGNSLLVDGGVVNPIPLNRVKRTKNDILVAVHVNADVPVYKLPVSKEKQEKKHSIYLKKIKSFQNKLSEIIPKNKNENLGYFDLINKTIALLTHKISIMYLEQYPPDILINISHNSSGIFDFYKAEELVEIGRYAANDTLNKYVE